One Ricinus communis isolate WT05 ecotype wild-type chromosome 7, ASM1957865v1, whole genome shotgun sequence genomic region harbors:
- the LOC8260587 gene encoding STS14 protein: MASALLPLLVLAICHGYLSIEAAAQAPTPPLPSAARDFLSAHNQARAAVGVSPLKWSEMLANATSRLVRYQRNKMGCQFANLTNSKYGGNQLWASGMAVTPLMAVDNWVQEKAYYNRTDNSCEPNHQCGVYTQVVWKKSLELGCAQASCVKEQASLTVCFYNPPGNIIGESPY, from the coding sequence ATGGCTTCTGCTTTGCTTCCTCTTCTAGTTCTAGCCATTTGCCACGGCTACTTATCCATTGAGGCAGCAGCACAGGCACCAACACCACCATTACCAAGTGCAGCTAGAGATTTCCTATCTGCACACAACCAAGCAAGAGCAGCAGTGGGTGTTAGCCCTTTAAAATGGAGTGAAATGCTAGCCAATGCAACAAGCAGACTAGTCAGGTaccaaagaaacaaaatggGCTGCCAATTTGCTAACCTGACGAACAGCAAGTACGGTGGAAACCAATTATGGGCTAGTGGCATGGCTGTTACTCCACTTATGGCTGTTGATAATTGGGTTcaagaaaaggcttactacAACCGTACTGACAATTCTTGTGAGCCAAATCATCAGTGTGGTGTTTATACTCAGGTTGTGTGGAAAAAGTCATTGGAATTGGGGTGTGCTCAAGCTTCTTGTGTTAAAGAACAAGCTAGTTTAACTGTTTGTTTCTATAATCCTCCTGGTAATATTATAGGAGAGAGCCCTTATTAG
- the LOC8260588 gene encoding uncharacterized protein LOC8260588 isoform X4, which produces MNHLKESVRTKKKQSPKTEVQNSLKEEILQLEKRLQDQFQVRSALEKALGYRTSSSATVSEVSMPKPATELIKEIAVLELEVVYLEQYLLSLYRKAFDQQITSVSPSSKNERPNSLVTAPRGRLLDVSRPDITSKRETSASQSACQSHENRWRESSGIGAEDKLVDSGVHRCHSSLSQRSVFSTKASPPIESFERAVRACHSQPLSMMEYAQNASNIISLAEHLGTRISDHVPETPNKVSEDMIRCMSAIYSKLSDPPLTHNGLSSPNSSLSSMSAYSPRDQSDMWSPGFRNNSSFDVRLDNPFLVEGLKEFSGPYSAMVEVPCIYRDSQKLGDVDHLLQNFRSLICQLEEVDPRKLTHEEKLAFWINIHNALVMHAFLAYGIPQNNVKRLFLLLKAAYNIGGHTISADTIQISILGCRMSRPGQWLRLLLPSKSKFKTGDERQAYAIEHPEPLLHFALCSGSHSDPAVRVYTPKRVFQELEAAKEEYLRATFGVRKDQKILLPKIVESFTKDSGLCQAGLIEMIQQTLPESLRKSIKKCQLGKSRKIIEWIPHNFTFRYLISKELVR; this is translated from the exons ATGAATCACTTAAAGGAATCTGTCAGAACCAAGAAGAAACAATCTCCTAAAACTGAAgtccaaaattctttaaagGAAGAG ATTCTACAGCTTGAGAAAAGATTACAAGATCAGTTTCAGGTCCGTAGTGCACTCGAAAAAGCACTGGGTTATAGGACTTCTTCCAGTGCTACTGTGTCCGAGGTGTCAATGCCCAAG CCAGCCACAGAACTAATAAAGGAAATTGCGGTGTTAGAGTTAGAAGTTGTATATTTGGAACAATATCTTCTCTCCTTGTACCGTAAAGCTTTTGATCAACAAATAACATCAGTTTCTCCATCTAGCAAGAACGAAAGACCTAATTCACTTGTAACAGCCCCAAGAGGGAGGCTCCTGGATGTTTCCAGACCAGATATAACATCAAAGAGGGAAACTTCAGCTTCTCAATCTGCTTGCCAGTCACATGAAAACCGATGGAGGGAATCCAGTGGTATTGGAGCAGAAGATAAACTAGTAGATTCTGGTGTTCATCGCTGTCACTCTTCACTATCACAGCGGTCAGTGTTTTCAACTAAAGCCTCTCCTCCAATAGAATCTTTTGAAAGAGCTGTACGCGCATGCCATTCCCAGCCATTATCCATGATGGAG TATGCTCAGAATGCATCAAATATCATCAGCCTGGCTGAGCATCTTGGGACACGGATTTCTGATCATGTTCCAGAGACACCTAATAAGGTTTCTGAGGATATGATCAGGTGCATGTCAGCAATATATAGCAAACTTTCTGACCCACCTTTGACACATAATGGCCTTTCATCTCCCAATTCTTCTTTGTCGTCAATGAGTGCATATTCACCACGAGATCAAAGTGATATGTGGAGTCCGGGATTCAGGAATAATTCATCATTTGATGTACGGCTCGATAACCCTTTCCTTGTTGAGGGACTGAAAGAATTTAGTGGACCATATAGTGCCATGGTTGAAGTACCGTGTATTTATAGAGATAGTCAAAAGTTGGGAGATGTTGACCATTTGCTACAAAATTTTAG ATCACTTATCTGTCAATTGGAAGAGGTTGATCCTAGGAAGCTGACACATGAGGAGAAGCTGGCTTTCTGGATTAATATACATAATGCGTTAGTGATGCAT GCATTTCTTGCTTATGGGATTCCACAGAACAATGTAAAGAGACTCTTTCTACTTTTGAAG GCTGCTTATAATATTGGGGGTCATACAATCAGTGCAGACACAATCCAGATTTCCATCCTTGGATGCCGCATGTCTCGTCCTGGACAG TGGCTTAGATTATTACTTCCCTCGAAATCGAAATTCAAGACAGGAGATGAACGGCAAGCGTATGCAATTGAGCATCCAGAGCCCCTTTTGCACTTTGCACTCTGTTCAGGAAGTCATTCTGATCCTGCG GTTCGTGTTTACACACCAAAGAGAGTATTTCAAGAGCTTGAAGCTGCAAAAGAGGAGTACCTTCGAGCTACCTTTGGTGTGCGAAAGGATCAGAAAATCCTACTCCCAAAGATTGTGGAATCATTTACAAAGGATTCTGGCTTATGTCAGGCTGGTCTTATTGAAATGATTCAACAGACTTTGCCAGAATCTCTCAGGAAGAGTATTAAGAAATGTCAGCTAGGAAAATCTCGTAAGATCATTGAATGGATTCCTCACAATTTCACTTTTAGGTATCTGATTTCTAAAGAGCTGGTGAGATAA
- the LOC8260588 gene encoding uncharacterized protein LOC8260588 isoform X2: MWFESSGDNKMLGWRVIARHKRSKSFPDKKRVEEDGVDSSFEASQRIKLDMNHLKESVRTKKKQSPKTEVQNSLKEEILQLEKRLQDQFQVRSALEKALGYRTSSSATVSEVSMPKPATELIKEIAVLELEVVYLEQYLLSLYRKAFDQQITSVSPSSKNERPNSLVTAPRGRLLDVSRPDITSKRETSASQSACQSHENRWRESSGIGAEDKLVDSGVHRCHSSLSQRSVFSTKASPPIESFERAVRACHSQPLSMMEYAQNASNIISLAEHLGTRISDHVPETPNKVSEDMIRCMSAIYSKLSDPPLTHNGLSSPNSSLSSMSAYSPRDQSDMWSPGFRNNSSFDVRLDNPFLVEGLKEFSGPYSAMVEVPCIYRDSQKLGDVDHLLQNFRSLICQLEEVDPRKLTHEEKLAFWINIHNALVMHAFLAYGIPQNNVKRLFLLLKAAYNIGGHTISADTIQISILGCRMSRPGQWLRLLLPSKSKFKTGDERQAYAIEHPEPLLHFALCSGSHSDPAVRVYTPKRVFQELEAAKEEYLRATFGVRKDQKILLPKIVESFTKDSGLCQAGLIEMIQQTLPESLRKSIKKCQLGKSRKIIEWIPHNFTFRYLISKELVR; this comes from the exons CTTTCCTGATAAGAAAAGAGTTGAGGAAGATGGAGTAGATAGTTCCTTTGAAGCATCACAACGCATAAAGCTG GATATGAATCACTTAAAGGAATCTGTCAGAACCAAGAAGAAACAATCTCCTAAAACTGAAgtccaaaattctttaaagGAAGAG ATTCTACAGCTTGAGAAAAGATTACAAGATCAGTTTCAGGTCCGTAGTGCACTCGAAAAAGCACTGGGTTATAGGACTTCTTCCAGTGCTACTGTGTCCGAGGTGTCAATGCCCAAG CCAGCCACAGAACTAATAAAGGAAATTGCGGTGTTAGAGTTAGAAGTTGTATATTTGGAACAATATCTTCTCTCCTTGTACCGTAAAGCTTTTGATCAACAAATAACATCAGTTTCTCCATCTAGCAAGAACGAAAGACCTAATTCACTTGTAACAGCCCCAAGAGGGAGGCTCCTGGATGTTTCCAGACCAGATATAACATCAAAGAGGGAAACTTCAGCTTCTCAATCTGCTTGCCAGTCACATGAAAACCGATGGAGGGAATCCAGTGGTATTGGAGCAGAAGATAAACTAGTAGATTCTGGTGTTCATCGCTGTCACTCTTCACTATCACAGCGGTCAGTGTTTTCAACTAAAGCCTCTCCTCCAATAGAATCTTTTGAAAGAGCTGTACGCGCATGCCATTCCCAGCCATTATCCATGATGGAG TATGCTCAGAATGCATCAAATATCATCAGCCTGGCTGAGCATCTTGGGACACGGATTTCTGATCATGTTCCAGAGACACCTAATAAGGTTTCTGAGGATATGATCAGGTGCATGTCAGCAATATATAGCAAACTTTCTGACCCACCTTTGACACATAATGGCCTTTCATCTCCCAATTCTTCTTTGTCGTCAATGAGTGCATATTCACCACGAGATCAAAGTGATATGTGGAGTCCGGGATTCAGGAATAATTCATCATTTGATGTACGGCTCGATAACCCTTTCCTTGTTGAGGGACTGAAAGAATTTAGTGGACCATATAGTGCCATGGTTGAAGTACCGTGTATTTATAGAGATAGTCAAAAGTTGGGAGATGTTGACCATTTGCTACAAAATTTTAG ATCACTTATCTGTCAATTGGAAGAGGTTGATCCTAGGAAGCTGACACATGAGGAGAAGCTGGCTTTCTGGATTAATATACATAATGCGTTAGTGATGCAT GCATTTCTTGCTTATGGGATTCCACAGAACAATGTAAAGAGACTCTTTCTACTTTTGAAG GCTGCTTATAATATTGGGGGTCATACAATCAGTGCAGACACAATCCAGATTTCCATCCTTGGATGCCGCATGTCTCGTCCTGGACAG TGGCTTAGATTATTACTTCCCTCGAAATCGAAATTCAAGACAGGAGATGAACGGCAAGCGTATGCAATTGAGCATCCAGAGCCCCTTTTGCACTTTGCACTCTGTTCAGGAAGTCATTCTGATCCTGCG GTTCGTGTTTACACACCAAAGAGAGTATTTCAAGAGCTTGAAGCTGCAAAAGAGGAGTACCTTCGAGCTACCTTTGGTGTGCGAAAGGATCAGAAAATCCTACTCCCAAAGATTGTGGAATCATTTACAAAGGATTCTGGCTTATGTCAGGCTGGTCTTATTGAAATGATTCAACAGACTTTGCCAGAATCTCTCAGGAAGAGTATTAAGAAATGTCAGCTAGGAAAATCTCGTAAGATCATTGAATGGATTCCTCACAATTTCACTTTTAGGTATCTGATTTCTAAAGAGCTGGTGAGATAA
- the LOC125370589 gene encoding uncharacterized protein LOC125370589, translated as MGLCASSPIGKGSENQKTGSRNTKQHYYYSSSSSSSSTTIMVIHGDGKLQVLKQATKARKIRSQNPNYFLCSSESMSIGTCVPHMQDDEDLQMGQIYFLLPLSQSRKPLLLPDLCALAVKANSALGQHKLRQQS; from the coding sequence ATGGGTCTGTGTGCTTCCTCTCCAATCGGAAAGGGAAGTGAAAATCAAAAGACAGGATCGAGAAACACCAAACAACACTACTACTAttcctcatcatcatcatcatcatcgaCAACGATCATGGTCATCCATGGAGATGGGAAGCTACAAGTGCTAAAGCAAGCAACAAAAGCTAGAAAAATCAGATCCCAGAACCCAAACTACTTCCTCTGCAGCTCAGAGTCCATGTCCATAGGAACATGCGTACCTCACATGCAAGACGATGAAGATCTCCAAATGGGTCAAATTTACTTCCTCTTGCCACTGTCTCAATCTCGTAAGCCTCTCTTATTGCCTGACTTATGTGCTCTAGCTGTCAAAGCCAACTCTGCACTTGGACAGCACAAATTAAGACAACAAAGTTGA
- the LOC8260588 gene encoding uncharacterized protein LOC8260588 isoform X1: MVAAALVLIQPPRNPTGYSFTCFCFVEFNEMWFESSGDNKMLGWRVIARHKRSKSFPDKKRVEEDGVDSSFEASQRIKLDMNHLKESVRTKKKQSPKTEVQNSLKEEILQLEKRLQDQFQVRSALEKALGYRTSSSATVSEVSMPKPATELIKEIAVLELEVVYLEQYLLSLYRKAFDQQITSVSPSSKNERPNSLVTAPRGRLLDVSRPDITSKRETSASQSACQSHENRWRESSGIGAEDKLVDSGVHRCHSSLSQRSVFSTKASPPIESFERAVRACHSQPLSMMEYAQNASNIISLAEHLGTRISDHVPETPNKVSEDMIRCMSAIYSKLSDPPLTHNGLSSPNSSLSSMSAYSPRDQSDMWSPGFRNNSSFDVRLDNPFLVEGLKEFSGPYSAMVEVPCIYRDSQKLGDVDHLLQNFRSLICQLEEVDPRKLTHEEKLAFWINIHNALVMHAFLAYGIPQNNVKRLFLLLKAAYNIGGHTISADTIQISILGCRMSRPGQWLRLLLPSKSKFKTGDERQAYAIEHPEPLLHFALCSGSHSDPAVRVYTPKRVFQELEAAKEEYLRATFGVRKDQKILLPKIVESFTKDSGLCQAGLIEMIQQTLPESLRKSIKKCQLGKSRKIIEWIPHNFTFRYLISKELVR; the protein is encoded by the exons CTTTCCTGATAAGAAAAGAGTTGAGGAAGATGGAGTAGATAGTTCCTTTGAAGCATCACAACGCATAAAGCTG GATATGAATCACTTAAAGGAATCTGTCAGAACCAAGAAGAAACAATCTCCTAAAACTGAAgtccaaaattctttaaagGAAGAG ATTCTACAGCTTGAGAAAAGATTACAAGATCAGTTTCAGGTCCGTAGTGCACTCGAAAAAGCACTGGGTTATAGGACTTCTTCCAGTGCTACTGTGTCCGAGGTGTCAATGCCCAAG CCAGCCACAGAACTAATAAAGGAAATTGCGGTGTTAGAGTTAGAAGTTGTATATTTGGAACAATATCTTCTCTCCTTGTACCGTAAAGCTTTTGATCAACAAATAACATCAGTTTCTCCATCTAGCAAGAACGAAAGACCTAATTCACTTGTAACAGCCCCAAGAGGGAGGCTCCTGGATGTTTCCAGACCAGATATAACATCAAAGAGGGAAACTTCAGCTTCTCAATCTGCTTGCCAGTCACATGAAAACCGATGGAGGGAATCCAGTGGTATTGGAGCAGAAGATAAACTAGTAGATTCTGGTGTTCATCGCTGTCACTCTTCACTATCACAGCGGTCAGTGTTTTCAACTAAAGCCTCTCCTCCAATAGAATCTTTTGAAAGAGCTGTACGCGCATGCCATTCCCAGCCATTATCCATGATGGAG TATGCTCAGAATGCATCAAATATCATCAGCCTGGCTGAGCATCTTGGGACACGGATTTCTGATCATGTTCCAGAGACACCTAATAAGGTTTCTGAGGATATGATCAGGTGCATGTCAGCAATATATAGCAAACTTTCTGACCCACCTTTGACACATAATGGCCTTTCATCTCCCAATTCTTCTTTGTCGTCAATGAGTGCATATTCACCACGAGATCAAAGTGATATGTGGAGTCCGGGATTCAGGAATAATTCATCATTTGATGTACGGCTCGATAACCCTTTCCTTGTTGAGGGACTGAAAGAATTTAGTGGACCATATAGTGCCATGGTTGAAGTACCGTGTATTTATAGAGATAGTCAAAAGTTGGGAGATGTTGACCATTTGCTACAAAATTTTAG ATCACTTATCTGTCAATTGGAAGAGGTTGATCCTAGGAAGCTGACACATGAGGAGAAGCTGGCTTTCTGGATTAATATACATAATGCGTTAGTGATGCAT GCATTTCTTGCTTATGGGATTCCACAGAACAATGTAAAGAGACTCTTTCTACTTTTGAAG GCTGCTTATAATATTGGGGGTCATACAATCAGTGCAGACACAATCCAGATTTCCATCCTTGGATGCCGCATGTCTCGTCCTGGACAG TGGCTTAGATTATTACTTCCCTCGAAATCGAAATTCAAGACAGGAGATGAACGGCAAGCGTATGCAATTGAGCATCCAGAGCCCCTTTTGCACTTTGCACTCTGTTCAGGAAGTCATTCTGATCCTGCG GTTCGTGTTTACACACCAAAGAGAGTATTTCAAGAGCTTGAAGCTGCAAAAGAGGAGTACCTTCGAGCTACCTTTGGTGTGCGAAAGGATCAGAAAATCCTACTCCCAAAGATTGTGGAATCATTTACAAAGGATTCTGGCTTATGTCAGGCTGGTCTTATTGAAATGATTCAACAGACTTTGCCAGAATCTCTCAGGAAGAGTATTAAGAAATGTCAGCTAGGAAAATCTCGTAAGATCATTGAATGGATTCCTCACAATTTCACTTTTAGGTATCTGATTTCTAAAGAGCTGGTGAGATAA
- the LOC8260588 gene encoding uncharacterized protein LOC8260588 isoform X3: MNLGKLIAKWTSSRRFPDKKRVEEDGVDSSFEASQRIKLDMNHLKESVRTKKKQSPKTEVQNSLKEEILQLEKRLQDQFQVRSALEKALGYRTSSSATVSEVSMPKPATELIKEIAVLELEVVYLEQYLLSLYRKAFDQQITSVSPSSKNERPNSLVTAPRGRLLDVSRPDITSKRETSASQSACQSHENRWRESSGIGAEDKLVDSGVHRCHSSLSQRSVFSTKASPPIESFERAVRACHSQPLSMMEYAQNASNIISLAEHLGTRISDHVPETPNKVSEDMIRCMSAIYSKLSDPPLTHNGLSSPNSSLSSMSAYSPRDQSDMWSPGFRNNSSFDVRLDNPFLVEGLKEFSGPYSAMVEVPCIYRDSQKLGDVDHLLQNFRSLICQLEEVDPRKLTHEEKLAFWINIHNALVMHAFLAYGIPQNNVKRLFLLLKAAYNIGGHTISADTIQISILGCRMSRPGQWLRLLLPSKSKFKTGDERQAYAIEHPEPLLHFALCSGSHSDPAVRVYTPKRVFQELEAAKEEYLRATFGVRKDQKILLPKIVESFTKDSGLCQAGLIEMIQQTLPESLRKSIKKCQLGKSRKIIEWIPHNFTFRYLISKELVR; this comes from the exons CTTTCCTGATAAGAAAAGAGTTGAGGAAGATGGAGTAGATAGTTCCTTTGAAGCATCACAACGCATAAAGCTG GATATGAATCACTTAAAGGAATCTGTCAGAACCAAGAAGAAACAATCTCCTAAAACTGAAgtccaaaattctttaaagGAAGAG ATTCTACAGCTTGAGAAAAGATTACAAGATCAGTTTCAGGTCCGTAGTGCACTCGAAAAAGCACTGGGTTATAGGACTTCTTCCAGTGCTACTGTGTCCGAGGTGTCAATGCCCAAG CCAGCCACAGAACTAATAAAGGAAATTGCGGTGTTAGAGTTAGAAGTTGTATATTTGGAACAATATCTTCTCTCCTTGTACCGTAAAGCTTTTGATCAACAAATAACATCAGTTTCTCCATCTAGCAAGAACGAAAGACCTAATTCACTTGTAACAGCCCCAAGAGGGAGGCTCCTGGATGTTTCCAGACCAGATATAACATCAAAGAGGGAAACTTCAGCTTCTCAATCTGCTTGCCAGTCACATGAAAACCGATGGAGGGAATCCAGTGGTATTGGAGCAGAAGATAAACTAGTAGATTCTGGTGTTCATCGCTGTCACTCTTCACTATCACAGCGGTCAGTGTTTTCAACTAAAGCCTCTCCTCCAATAGAATCTTTTGAAAGAGCTGTACGCGCATGCCATTCCCAGCCATTATCCATGATGGAG TATGCTCAGAATGCATCAAATATCATCAGCCTGGCTGAGCATCTTGGGACACGGATTTCTGATCATGTTCCAGAGACACCTAATAAGGTTTCTGAGGATATGATCAGGTGCATGTCAGCAATATATAGCAAACTTTCTGACCCACCTTTGACACATAATGGCCTTTCATCTCCCAATTCTTCTTTGTCGTCAATGAGTGCATATTCACCACGAGATCAAAGTGATATGTGGAGTCCGGGATTCAGGAATAATTCATCATTTGATGTACGGCTCGATAACCCTTTCCTTGTTGAGGGACTGAAAGAATTTAGTGGACCATATAGTGCCATGGTTGAAGTACCGTGTATTTATAGAGATAGTCAAAAGTTGGGAGATGTTGACCATTTGCTACAAAATTTTAG ATCACTTATCTGTCAATTGGAAGAGGTTGATCCTAGGAAGCTGACACATGAGGAGAAGCTGGCTTTCTGGATTAATATACATAATGCGTTAGTGATGCAT GCATTTCTTGCTTATGGGATTCCACAGAACAATGTAAAGAGACTCTTTCTACTTTTGAAG GCTGCTTATAATATTGGGGGTCATACAATCAGTGCAGACACAATCCAGATTTCCATCCTTGGATGCCGCATGTCTCGTCCTGGACAG TGGCTTAGATTATTACTTCCCTCGAAATCGAAATTCAAGACAGGAGATGAACGGCAAGCGTATGCAATTGAGCATCCAGAGCCCCTTTTGCACTTTGCACTCTGTTCAGGAAGTCATTCTGATCCTGCG GTTCGTGTTTACACACCAAAGAGAGTATTTCAAGAGCTTGAAGCTGCAAAAGAGGAGTACCTTCGAGCTACCTTTGGTGTGCGAAAGGATCAGAAAATCCTACTCCCAAAGATTGTGGAATCATTTACAAAGGATTCTGGCTTATGTCAGGCTGGTCTTATTGAAATGATTCAACAGACTTTGCCAGAATCTCTCAGGAAGAGTATTAAGAAATGTCAGCTAGGAAAATCTCGTAAGATCATTGAATGGATTCCTCACAATTTCACTTTTAGGTATCTGATTTCTAAAGAGCTGGTGAGATAA